The Aminivibrio sp. genomic interval GCCGCTACCTTGGAGGGCTCGACAGGGGAAAGGAAACGCTCCGCCTCGTCCACCGACCCGAGGGCGGGGCCCCGGGAACATTCGCCGAACATATCACCTTCCAGCCGGTAGATGATGCCGTTCTCCACCAGCCCCGTTTCTCTTTTTCCCTTTATGACGCACCGTACGAACGTTCTCTTCATTTTTCTCTCCTCCGGCTTGTTTCCCATGGATTATCCGACTGAAATACCGAGACAATTCTACCATAGAAAAAATGACCCTGAGAAAGAGGATTTATCCCCCTTCGCCGCCTGAAAATAGGGACCTAAATCCGCAGGCAGCGGGGAGTGTCACCGGGGAACGCTTGGGCGGGGGGTGCAGATTGTCATCCTTGACAACTGCCCAAGCGATCAACACGGCTCCCTGCGTTCGCCGGTTGCCTGCTTGTGAAACCGACATCCGTGTCGGTTTCTCTCCCCCGGGCGCCCTCCCCCAGGGGATAATCTCTTCGCCCCTGGCGGGGCGAATTCACCTTATGCCCGGCGACATTCCCTCTGCCTGAAAAACCTGCGGATTTAGGGGGGAATTCGCTTCTTGACAATCCTCCCGGTACGCCGTAAGTTGTAACATTATCGTTACATGCCTGTAACATCGCTGAAGACTTTTCTCCCGCTTTCAGGGCAAGGGCCCCCGCAGGGCGCCCGGAAAGAAAAGGTACTTCCCGGAGGCAGGCTGTACCGAGGAGGGAGGGACTGTAGAGATGTTCCGGAAGAAAAACGAGAAGGTTGAATCCCTTCTGTATTCCGCCGACAGGGCGAAAATCATTTCCATGGTCCGTGAGATGGGGTCCATGGCGAGCGAGGCGTTCTCCGGCGCTGTCCGTTCACTGATAGAGCGGAACGACGCCCTGGCGGACGAAGTCATCCGTTCGGATGATGCCATAGATGATCTCGAGGCATCCATCGACCAGGAATGTCTGAGTTCCATCGCCATGCGCCAGCCCGTCCGGGAGGACCTCAGGTTTGTTTTCGCCGTCCTGAAGATCATCACCGACCTCGAGCGCATCGGCGACCAAGGCGTGAACATCGCGAAAAAGGCCAAGACCCTGAACCGGTATCCTCTTCTGAAGCCGCTGGTGGACATCCCGAAGATGAAGGTCATTGCCGCGGAGATGGTGGCCGACTCCCTCAAGTCCTTCGAAGAGAACGACACCGCCCTCGCCGAGGACGTCTGCCTCAGGGACGATGAGCTTGACATCCTCTACGAAAACATTTTCGACGAACTCCTTCTCATCATCGGCAACAAGCCCGAAGGAGACCTGGCCACCGCCCAGTGCGCCGCCGGGCTCCTCTGGGTGGCGCGTCATCTCGCCAGGATAGGCGATCACGCCACAAACGTGGCGGAACGGGTGTTCTTCATGGTCAAGGGAGAGCGGCTGAAACCCCTTCTCGAGAAGAAGAAAAAAGCCCTCTCCGAAAGCAAAGGAGGTTGACGCCGGAGAACGACACGGAAGCACGGATCAAAGGACCCCAATTCTGAAAGGAGACGATACTATGAAAAAAATGGTTCTGGCTATTCTCGTTCTGTGTCTCGCCCTCGGAACGGGGGCGGCCCTCGCCGCGGAATACCCGACGAAGCCGGTCACCATCATCGTGGCGTCCAACGCGGGCGGCGGCACCGACACCATGGCGAGGCTCTTCGCCAAGTTCGCCGAGAAGTACTTCCCCCAGCCCTTCGTGATCAACAACATCGACGGCGCCGGCGGCCTGAGGGGCTTCGATGCCCTCGCTCGGGCGAAAAAGGACGGCTACACCATCGGAACCCTGTACACGCCTCACGTGACGGCCCACATTTCCGCCAAGCGGGCAAAGTATACCCTCGATGACTTCGCCATGCTGTTCAACTTTGTCACCGACCCAGGCGTCCTGGTAGTCCCCGCTTCCAGCCCCTTCAATTCCATCCGGGACATCATCGACGCCGATAAGGCGGCTCCCGGGACCCTCACCGGCTCCACGTCCGGCCCCGGCAGCGACGACGCCTTCGCCCTCGCCCAGTTCAACGAGGCCACGGGCTGTACCGTGAAGAGCGTTCCCTCCACGGGATCCTCCAACGCCAAGGCCACCGTCATGGGGGGACACGTATCCATGGGATTCATGAACCTCTCCCAGATCGAGTCGAACCTCAAGGCCGGCGAAATCCGGGTCCTGGCCATAATGACCGCCAAGAGACACCCCAACGTGCCCGAAATCCCCACCTTCACCGAACTGGGCTACAAGGTAATCTCCGACTCGTCCAGGGGATTCGCCGCTCCCGCGGGCATTCCCGAGGATGCCCTGAAGAAACTCGTGGAAACCTTCGAGAAAGTCCTTGCCGACGAGGAATTCCAGGCAGCGGCCAAGGGACAGCTGCAGATGAACGTGATGACTCCCGGGGAGTACAAGGCGTACCTTGAAGACCTTCTTGTGATCACCAACAAGGCCTACGAGAAGGACCCCTGGTAGATCGAGGCTCATTCCATGACCCGATCTTCCATGAACCGTCTCTTCGCGGTCGGAGGATTGGGACTTTCCGCCGCCCTGTTCCTTGGGGCAAACAGCTTTCCCGACCGGGCCGCGGATGCGGCCCGGTATATCTTTTTCCTGGCGGGAATGCTCGCGGTGCTGTCCCTGATCCTTTTCCTGCAGAAGACACCGTCGCCCGATTCCCATGTCCGGTGGGTCCGCTCACCGAAGAATTTCACACTGACAGTGGCATCCATGGCAGCCTACGGAATACTTACATCCTACCTCGGCTTTTTCCCGGCCAGCGCCCTTTTCATGGTCGCTCTGTCCTGGATGCTCGGCTTCAGGCGCCCCGTCTTCATTCTCCTGGGGACCGCCCTGATCCTTGGCTTCGTCCGGCTCGTGTTCGTTCATTTCCTTGGGGTACCCATACCCATGGGCATCTGGGGAGAATAGACCATGACTGAATTCTTTCTGCCCGCGCTTTCGGAACTGATGAACCCCGGCGTTCTCTTCGCCATTTTTTCCGGCACCGTGGTCGGCATCATTGTGGGCGCCATACCCGGCCTCACCGCCACCATGGCAGTGGCCCTGCTCATCCCGGTCACCTTCGGCATGAACCCTCTCATGGGCCTTGCCATCATGGGCGGAGTCTACAGCGGAGGCATGTACGGAGGAGCCATATCCTCCATCCTCCTCTCCACGCCGGGCACTCCCGCCGCCGCCGCCACAGCCTTCGACGGCTATCCCATGACCAGGCAGGGCAAGGGCGGCACGGCGCTCACCGTGGCCACCTGGGCCAGCTTCTGGGGCGGCATCATCTCCACGGTGGCCCTGCTTCTCATGGCCCCCGCCCTGGCCAAATTTTCCCTGCGATTCGGCCCTCCTGAATATTTCGTCCTGGCTATCATGGGCCTTTCCAGCATCGTCACCCTGACAAAGGGCAGCATGGTGAAGGGGCTGATCTCCGGATTTCTCGGCCTCGTTCTGGCCACTGTCGGCATGGATCCCCTCTCGGGCTACATGCGCTTCACCTTCAACATCGTGGACCTCTACGACGGCATCCCCTTCATGCCGGCTCTCATCGGCCTCTTTTCCGTAAGCCAGATCCTGGACCTGACGGCGGAGATCCGCATCGTGAACGACCTGAGCGACACCATCTCTTCAATCAAGCGGAGCAGGCTTCCGAAAGGACTCGCCCCTACCATCGTCAGGGGGGGCATCATCGGGACCATCGTGGGAATGCTTCCCGGTGCAGGTGCGACCATTTCTTCCTTCATTTCCTACAACTTCGCGAAGCAGAGCTCGAAGGATTCAGACACCTTCGGCAAGGGGAACCCCAAGGGAGTGGCCGCCTCCGAAAGCGCCAACAACGGCTGCGTCGGCGGGTCCCTCATTCCCCTGCTGACCCTCGGAATTCCGGGAAACAGCGTGGCGGCGGCTCTCATGGGAGGTCTCATGATCCATGGGCTCATCCCGGGACCGGAGCTGTTCTCCAAGTACGGGACCATGACGTACGGGTTCATCATCTCCCTCTTCCTGGCCAATATCATCTTCCTGGTGCTGGGAATCTACATGGCCCCCTACTTCGCCCGGGTGACCTCCACCCCCAACGCTCTCCTGATTCCTGGCATCGCCGTTCTTTCGGTCATCGGCAGCTACGCCATCAACAACAACATGTTCGACGTGTGGCTCATGTTCGGCTTCGGTGTCGTCGGCTACTTCCTCGAAAAGGGAGGATTCTCCACAGGGGCCCTTGTATTGGGGCTCATCCTCGGCCCCATTGCGGAACTGGGCTTCGGCCAGTCCCTCATCATGGCCGCAGGCTCCCCCATGATTTTCTTTGAGCGGCCCCTCTGTCTGCTTCTCTGGGCCATTACCATTCTTCTCATGGTTCCGGCTTTTTCGGGCCATTTCAAGAAGAGCAGGAACAAGGTGGACTGAAAATAGCGGGCCGACCTTCAGGGCCGGCCCGCTATTTCGTTCCGGGCTTCTTCGCCTCGACATTTCTTTTCCTTTGTGATAGTTTTTTCCCGTTGATTCCAATCCTGCCCATTTCAAGGAGACGGCATCATGGACAGTGGACCGCACCCTGTAGAGGATTCCACAGCGACGTAGCAGCGCCGCCCGACCTCCCTTCGGCGGAATGCCGGCGCATGCCGGAAGTGTGTAACCGCCGGACATCCCGCATAATGAACCGGTCGAAATGAAAAGGCACGGAGGACGCCCCGCGCGGATGCGTTTCCGTACAGGCCATGGGACAGGGGGGAAGGGTCATGAAGGACACCCGGAACAAGTTTCTCGCAAGCGTTGAAAAACTCTTCGAACGGAAGCAGTTCAAGAACCTGAAGGAACTGCTGAGCGCCATGGAACCCGCGGACATCGCAGAAGTTCCGGCGGAGAAGGCACCCGCGGAGCGGGTCTTCCTCTTCCGCCTCCTTCCCAAGGATCTCGCCATCGAAGTCTTCGAATTTCTCGAGGGAACCGAACGGGAGGAGCTTCTCGGGAGCTTCACCGATTCGGAAGCGGCGGGCATCATCGAGGAGATGTCCGACTACCGACCAGGAAGAAGCGGCGAGGATCATGTCGAAATACGACCTCCAGACCGTCCCCGTGGTAGACAGGGAACACCGCCTCGTGGGCATACTCACTTTCGACGACATTCCGGACATCGTCCAAGAGGAGGCCACCGAGGACTTCGAGCGTATGGCCGGTATCTCCCCAGTGGACGAAAGCTACCTGGACGCGGGGATCCTGACCCTCACCCGAAAGCGGCTGACCTGGCTGCTCGTCTGCATCGTCACCCAGCTTTTTTCGTCCTTCATCCTTAAGCATTACTCCTTCGCCCTCGAAAGTGTGGCGGCCCTCGCCTTCTTCATCCCCCTCCTCACGGGCACCGGCGGAAACACGGGCACCCAGGCTGCTACGCTTGTGATCCGGGGCTTTACTGTGGGGGAAATCGTCAGGGGGGACCTTTTCAGGGTCATTTCGAAGGAGGCAGTCTCAGGCCTGCTCCTGGGGGTTTCTCTCGCGGTGCCGGCCTCTATCCGGGCCTGGACCATGGGGACGGGGTACGGCGTGGCTTTCACCGTGGCGGTGTCCGTGGTGGGGGTGGTCATGCTGGGCAACATGGTGGGAGCCTTCCTCCCCTTCGCGGCGAAAAAACTGGACATCGACCCGGCAGTCATGTCCGGTCC includes:
- a CDS encoding tripartite tricarboxylate transporter permease, producing MTEFFLPALSELMNPGVLFAIFSGTVVGIIVGAIPGLTATMAVALLIPVTFGMNPLMGLAIMGGVYSGGMYGGAISSILLSTPGTPAAAATAFDGYPMTRQGKGGTALTVATWASFWGGIISTVALLLMAPALAKFSLRFGPPEYFVLAIMGLSSIVTLTKGSMVKGLISGFLGLVLATVGMDPLSGYMRFTFNIVDLYDGIPFMPALIGLFSVSQILDLTAEIRIVNDLSDTISSIKRSRLPKGLAPTIVRGGIIGTIVGMLPGAGATISSFISYNFAKQSSKDSDTFGKGNPKGVAASESANNGCVGGSLIPLLTLGIPGNSVAAALMGGLMIHGLIPGPELFSKYGTMTYGFIISLFLANIIFLVLGIYMAPYFARVTSTPNALLIPGIAVLSVIGSYAINNNMFDVWLMFGFGVVGYFLEKGGFSTGALVLGLILGPIAELGFGQSLIMAAGSPMIFFERPLCLLLWAITILLMVPAFSGHFKKSRNKVD
- the mgtE gene encoding magnesium transporter codes for the protein MSKYDLQTVPVVDREHRLVGILTFDDIPDIVQEEATEDFERMAGISPVDESYLDAGILTLTRKRLTWLLVCIVTQLFSSFILKHYSFALESVAALAFFIPLLTGTGGNTGTQAATLVIRGFTVGEIVRGDLFRVISKEAVSGLLLGVSLAVPASIRAWTMGTGYGVAFTVAVSVVGVVMLGNMVGAFLPFAAKKLDIDPAVMSGPFITTVVDILGLLLYFEVARRVLVLG
- the phoU gene encoding phosphate signaling complex protein PhoU, with protein sequence MFRKKNEKVESLLYSADRAKIISMVREMGSMASEAFSGAVRSLIERNDALADEVIRSDDAIDDLEASIDQECLSSIAMRQPVREDLRFVFAVLKIITDLERIGDQGVNIAKKAKTLNRYPLLKPLVDIPKMKVIAAEMVADSLKSFEENDTALAEDVCLRDDELDILYENIFDELLLIIGNKPEGDLATAQCAAGLLWVARHLARIGDHATNVAERVFFMVKGERLKPLLEKKKKALSESKGG
- a CDS encoding tripartite tricarboxylate transporter substrate binding protein, translating into MKKMVLAILVLCLALGTGAALAAEYPTKPVTIIVASNAGGGTDTMARLFAKFAEKYFPQPFVINNIDGAGGLRGFDALARAKKDGYTIGTLYTPHVTAHISAKRAKYTLDDFAMLFNFVTDPGVLVVPASSPFNSIRDIIDADKAAPGTLTGSTSGPGSDDAFALAQFNEATGCTVKSVPSTGSSNAKATVMGGHVSMGFMNLSQIESNLKAGEIRVLAIMTAKRHPNVPEIPTFTELGYKVISDSSRGFAAPAGIPEDALKKLVETFEKVLADEEFQAAAKGQLQMNVMTPGEYKAYLEDLLVITNKAYEKDPW
- a CDS encoding tripartite tricarboxylate transporter TctB family protein: MTRSSMNRLFAVGGLGLSAALFLGANSFPDRAADAARYIFFLAGMLAVLSLILFLQKTPSPDSHVRWVRSPKNFTLTVASMAAYGILTSYLGFFPASALFMVALSWMLGFRRPVFILLGTALILGFVRLVFVHFLGVPIPMGIWGE